The Aquidulcibacter paucihalophilus genomic interval CCAGTACGGCTTCACCTTCGGCTGCGGATTCGCCTTCTTCCTGATCGAGATCGACTACACGACCGGCGAGACCCTGAACGCAGGCCACCCTTGCTTCGTGCAGAACCAGGTGCAGGCGCTGACCGAGGCGACCAACAGTTTCTGGAGCGTCTTCATCCAGGATGAGGTCGAACTGACCGAAACCCTCACCTTGACCCTTGGCGGCCGATACGACGCCTTCGACCGCGAGGTGACGTTCGGCGCCACCAGCCCCTTCAATCCAGGCGGCCAAGCCGGGGGAGACTCCAGCGCCTTCGCGCCCAAGGCGGCGCTGTCCTGGCGCTACGGTCCGGGACAGGTCTATGTGGCCTACGGCCGCGGCTTCAACTCCAACTTCGGCCCCACGTGGCAGTGGGATCCGTCGCAGTATGCCCGGACCGAGGAGCCGACCACGATCGACAACCTCGAGATCGGCTGGAAGGGACGAGCGCTGGATGACCGCCTGACCTTCGAGACCGCCCTCTTTCATCTGGTGCAGAAGAACCGCCGTGTCTTCGTAACCAACCCCGATCCGCTGGGCCCTCCGACCCTGGCGACCACCGGTCAGCGCTATGAGGTCACCGGCTTCGAGGGTGCGATCGAGTTCCGACCGACGACGGACACCACGTTGAATGCTACTTTCACGTGGCTGGATCCCGTCTGGGACGAGTTCGAGGCCGGCGGGGTGGACTATTCCGGGGTCACGCCAACCGGTGTGCCGGGCCAAATGTTCGCCGTCAGCGCCGAGCATCGCTTCACACCCGGCTTCCGCGGACGGGTCGGCTACGAGTGGTATGCCGACTACCAGATCAGCTTGGACAACGCCCACGAGGGCGGGGGCTACGATCTGGTCAGCCTGTCCGGCGTGTTCGACATTTCGGACCGGGTGGCCGTCGATGTCTCGGCCACCAACGCCTTGGACAGCGACTACCTCGCCTTCTTCGGCAATGAACACGACGTGACCCACGCTACCCCCGGCGTGCCGCGCCAGATCCGGGCGACGCTGCGGGCCCGGTTCTGATGCGGAGGACAACGCGGCCAAGTCTCGTTTCCGTCCTGATGACGACCCTGGCCACGCCAACCCTGGCCCTCGCCCAGGCTGGCGGGGCCGAACCCACTGCTTATGCAGCGGCGCACTATCAGCCCTACGCGCCCCAGACGGCGCTGGACATGGTGCGCCGAACGCCGGGCTTCGTCCTCGACGAGGGCGAGAGCGAGCTGCGCGGCTTTGGCGCGGCGGCAGGCAATGTACTGATCGACGGACTCCGCCCTTCGTCCAAGGGCGGTCTTGTCGACGCGCTGAGTCGGGTGCCGGCCAGCCAAGTCGAGCGGATCGAACTGATCCGGGGAGCCTCGGCGTCGGAGGCGCAGGGCCAGTCCCTGATCCTCAATATTGTGCGCAAGCCTGGTGGCGAATCGGGCGCTTGGGCTGTCGGCCTGGAGCGGAATGGCAATGGTCTGGTCTATCCGCAGGTCGACCTCAGCTATTCGCGACCCGTGGCCGGCTGGGAGGCTTCGGTGAGGTTGAGGGGATATTGGGAGGAGTGGCCGATCCGCAGCCTGCGGGTGAATCGTGATGCGTCAGGTATCCTCGTCTCCAGCACCCTGACCGACCTGCCCTCGACCTTGAGCGAAGTCTATCTGTCCGGTGACGCCCGTCGCCCTGTCGCAGGCGGCCTTCTGACCCTGACCGGCCGCTTCGGCCGGTACGGGTACTACTACGACCAACCGGGAGAGACTTTCCTTGGCCGCCTGCCCGACGGTACACCGGACCAACAGCAGATGACCGGGTATGATGTCGAACGGTGGGTGTTCGAAGCGGGAGCCGATTACACCCGCGCAGTCGGCGACTGGACCTGGCGGTCGATTGGCCTGGTTAACTACCGCGACGGAGTCGAGACGTCGAGCGACGAGCGGAAGACGGCCTCGGGCGCGTTCCTCTCGCGCTCGTTCGTGGACTCCACCGCCCGGCCGCTTGAGGTCGTGGCCAGAACGACCATTGCGTCCGTCGGAAACCACCGTCTGCGGTCCGAGTTCGGCGGCGAGTTCGCTTTTAACCGGTTTGATCGCACCTTCGCACTGTCCCTCGACAGCGGGTCCGGTCTGGTTCCCGTTCCCATCCCCGCCGCAGACGTCACGGTCGAGGAAATACGGGCCGACGCCTTCGCCAATCTTGTCTGGACGGTGAACCCTGAGTGGTCGGTCGAGGCAGTTCTGGGCGCCGAGTTCTCGCGCATCGCCGTTACCGGGGACGCTGACCAGTCCCAGACTTTCACCTTTCTCAAGCCGGCCCTTGCCCTTGTATGGAAGCCTTCCGAGCGACTGCAATTCCGCGCCGGCACCCGCAGTACCGTAGGTCAGCTCAACTTCAACGATTTCGCCGCCGGTGCCACGCTTGATGACGGGACCACCTCGGCGGGAAATCCTGACCTGGGTCCGGATCAGACCATCCGCTGGTATGCGTCGATAGACTATCGCGGCCGGGGCGACCTGGCGGTGAACTTCGAAGTTTTCCATGAAGACCGGACCGATGTCCTTGAGCAGGTCCTGCTGCCGTCAGGCGCGCCGGGCCTGGCTAACGCCGGCAACGCAGCCGTGAGGGGTGTGAAAGGGTCTCTGACGCTGCCCCTGGACCTCATCCTCACCGGATCGCGGCTCACAGCCGCGGGGCAGGTCGCTGACAGCACGTTCGAAGACCCGCTGATCGGAAGGACCCGCCCCCTCTCAAACATCCTCTCCCCGGACATCGACGTCGAATTCCGCCACGACCCGCCTGGACGCCCCTTCAGCTGGGGCGTGACATGGCGCGCCCGTCAGGAGCGGGAGGTTTTCTTGGTGAACGAGATTGAAGCTGCAGAAACCGCCGATCACTTCGGCGCCTTTGCCGAGACAACCGCCAGAACAGGCATGAAGATCCGGCTGGATGTTCGAAACGCCGACACCCAACGTAGTTCCCGTAATCGTCGCTTCTTCGAACCGGATCGATCCGGCACGCTGGAGCGCATCGAGGAACGCTTCACCCACCTACCCGTCTTCGTGACGCTTGCTGTCAGTGGTGCCTTCTGAGAGGCTTTGACAGCCCGGCTCCCATGGGCACTATCAGCTCGACTGTCGACCGATCCATCGCAATCGACCATGTGAGGTTTGGCATCACTTCGTCTCGCCAGTCTAAGGTTCCCCGAACGGGCCATAGGCCTTTGCCTGTGACTGACCTGCCCCCTTCCTGATCCCTCGGTTTGAGTGAGAGTCCGTCAACCTCAAGGAGACGGACATAAAGAAGAGCAGGTTCACCGAGGCGCAGATCATAGGCGTGCTGCGCGAACAGGAAGCTGGCGGTGCGCCGGCGGCGGGGGCGCAAGCGGGCGACCGGGGTGCGGATGCCGATGGCTGTGCCGGAAGGGCCGAACCAGCAATGGAGCTTGGACTTGGCTGCTACGCGCCGCCCTTCGGGTCGTGGCGAACGCCCTGTCGTGGGGTCGGCGCTTCCGCATTCTGTGCATCATGGACGACTTCACGCGCCAGGCCCTCGCGCTGGTGGTCGACACCTCGATCGGCGGCCGGCGCATGGCGCGGGAGCTGGATGCGCTGATCGCCCGGCGCGGCAAGCCGGCCATGATCGTCAGCGACAACGGCACAGAGATGACGTCGAGAGCCAAGCTGGAATGGGCCAACCGGACCGGCGTCGGCTGGCACTACATCGATCCCGGCAAGCCCCAGCAGAACGGCATCGTCGAGAGCTTCAACGGCAAGTTCCTTGACGAGTGCCTGAACGAGGAGGTGTTCAGGAACCTGGCCGAAGCCCGGGCTGTCATCGCCCGGCGGCGACACGACTAAAACCACGTTCGACCGCACTCCGCCCACGGCGGCCTCGCGCCCGAGACCGTACGGCTGAACCACGCGGACTCCCATTATGACCGAGGGACCAGAGGAGGGCAGGTCAGGTCTGGCTCCCGCACCCCCAAACGGCGTATCCTTAGTTGACACACCTATTGCTCAGAGAAGTTTGCGCTCCCAGGCCTCTTGCGCCTCGGCGGTAACGGCCAAGGCAGTCCACTCACGGGCGTGGGTGGAGTAGATTGCCTTCACGTCTGGGCTTGTTGCCTCCGCCGCCCGCATGAGAGCATCGTTAGCTTTCGCTCGGCAGGCTTTGGCATTCATCATGGTGGCATAGCCATGCGCCCTATCGCGGGGAATGGCGCAGTCTTTCTGCGGTGTAGCTTGTGGGGCCGACGCTTCTGTCCTTGTGGCCGCCGTTCATGGAGAGAATGCCCGGCCGTTGAAACGACTTCAGCCAGCATCGGCTGAATGTCTACAATGGGTCGAAAAGCGACTTAGGCCTTTGTGCAGAAAGCGGACATCGCAACGCGGCTTTGTCTATGAAAGCCGCGTTGCCGTCGCAGCCGTAGTAGTCGCTCTTGGCGCTATGCCGTGGCCAACGGTTCGCCCGCCCATGTCAGCCATTGTCGAAGGCACGGCCCTGGGCACCCAACAAATTCCAGCCTGCGTTTGTTGGCCAGAAGCCCTTTCGGCCCCGACGCTCCACATACCCGAGCACGGCCATCTTCTCACTCTGCGTGCGGCTCTCCGTCCGTGAGGCGTCCACAATGTCCAACAGGGCTTCAAGTTTATCGGCTTCGGTCATCAGCTAGGAATATCACGCGGCTTGAGCAGGGGAAGCATCGCCAACTCCTAAGGAAGTGCCCGGACGGAGTGTCGCATTTCACCGAGGAGCCGAAGGTCAGCTATTGGCGCGTAGCTGACATCCGTGCCTGCGTGTCGGAGGCCCTTTGGGAGCAGACCAAATCGGCCCCCACTCTCCCCCGCGCCTACCAGAACGCTTTGGCGATCAGCGTGCCCAGGCCATAGCCGGTGAGGCTGATGAATATGTCGTCCAGGGCAGCTTTCAGGTGCGTGTCGGCCGCCGTGTAGCACTGCCTGATGCGCTCGCAGTCCTGCTCGCAATCGGTCGAGCTGTCATCGGTCAGCAGCTCGTGGAGGATCAAGGATTTGAGGTCCAAGGGAAGCTCTCAGCTGCATGGTTGATGCAGGGCGATTCACTGGTCCAGCGATCTAGTTGACCCGATCCCGATTCCACCCGTCCCCGGCGCTGGAGCCTTCTGAATATTCCACCCCGGCGGAGCGCAGCTTCAAGGGAGGAGAAGGGGGAAGGGAATGACTGTTTGCTGGGGGAAGTGGGGGTGGGGGAGGAAGTATATATGGATGTAGTGCCGACCAGTGGTTTCAGCCATCGCTCTGACGGCGACTGCTGCAGGGAGCGCAGTTCTATCAGTCCGGCGTGGGGGCTGCGATACCACCTCTCCGTAGGGTGCCAGATCGCGAAAGACCGGCCCTTCAATCACCCGAAAGGGACCCCAGACGACGCGCGCAATACGGTCCGCTCGCCCTCTATCCGCCCCCCGCCCTGCGCGCGAGGCGTATCAGGCTCCTGCCCTGCTGAGACGTGTCGTCATTCATCCAGGCGAATATCGGCCTCGACCAGGGATCGCGAGATGGGCTCGGCCCACCCCTTGCGACCTTGCGCCCGAGCATCGGCCAAAGCGTCCTCCAAGGCGTAGCGATCATGGTGCAAGAGCGCATCGATTAGGGCCTTTGCCTGCGCCAGATCCTTGGTTCGCTTGATACGATTGGCGGGATCACGCCGCTGCGCCAGGATCAGTTTGTGGACGGCGAACCGTGCAGGCTGAGGTATCCGGACAAGGACGCCTGAGCCCCACAGAGCGGCCGCCGGTACTGCGTCCTGGATCAGCCAGGCGAGATGCGGCAGGGGAGCCGCGCCCGCGGCCAGGCCGCGAAGCGCCACCGGATTTACGTCATCTCGGGTGCGAACAGGGGTCAGTACGTCGACGAGGTAGCCGGACGCGCTTCTGTACCGAGACGAGGGTGCCTGTGGATCGAGTTGCGGGATTCCCGTGAAGGTGGGGTCCGCGCGATGGAGGATTTCCTCAAACCGTTCGGGAGGGGTGGACGCCAGCGCCAGGCTTGCGGCCGCGACATCCACATCACCGGTCATGAGCGTCGGCGAAGGCAGCCGCCGGCCGACAAGGGGCTCGCTGATCAGGAAAGCGGCTGTGCCCACCAGAACCGCCCCTGCCTGGAACAGGCCCGCCTGACTTAGCGTGTCCAGGATCGTCCCCATCGACCGATCGGGCGTCGCCAGTCGCGCTTTGCGCAACATCGCGATGAGGCTGCGTCGCTCGCTGGCAAGCGCCACGCCCTGCTGCAAGGACAAGGCCTTGGCCTCAGCCTGGGGGTCGCCGGCCTTTCCGATAAACCTGTCGATCCGCGCCGCTCCAACGGGCACCTTGGCGTAGATGTACTCGCCGTGCTCCGTAGTTCTTCGATACACGGAACCGGCCTCAGGCGAGGTTTCGAGCTGCTGCAAGAGCTCAGCGTAGAGGGTCAGCACCGAAGGCGTGAGGAGGTTAGCCATACAGACACATGCTCGATCTTTGTCTGCATGTAGCACTTACAGACAAAAACCGCAAATCCGTCTGTAAGACACATCAGGCTGACTTGCCCCGTCAAATGCCCTGCAACTCCGGAAGTGTCGGACGAAGAGCCAGGCGCGAGGAACGAGCGATCGTCGTCCTCCGCAAGCGACCGTTTGGCTTATAGCATTTCTAAGGCTTGTGAGCCCCGGGCGAACCTGTCTTCGCCTCTGCGTATGAAGAGTGGAGGCTTCAAGCGGCATCCAAAAATGTGCGGCGAAACGGCGATGCGGAGCGATAGCGACCGTCATGCCCGCCCCTGCCTACATGTGCCGGGTGGAGACGAATTGGCATTGGACTGACAGCACCACCGGGTCAGGTCTGCCGTGCCGATTCAATCGTCACGGCGTCTTCGGACGACGGATGCGACTGTGGAAAGGGTCTCCATGGCAACCACACCCCCCTCGGCGTCCCGAACGAATTGCACTCGGGTTTTGGTGTCCCCATCAATTCGGAAAAGATCGTCTCTGACGGGAACCAGGGAGCGCGCCGGGCGGCGACTCTGCCGCAGAGACAGCCCGCTTGGCGTCTCAGCAATCTCGATCCCGCCATAGCTACCTGCAAAATCAGACAATGGGCGCGAAGGTTCGATGGGATCTGCCAGCGCCTCCAACGCCCATAAGGCATTCTGGGCCATGCCCGGGGAGTCTTCGCGATGTGCAAGGGTCGTCAGTGCGGCGCGCTGGGCGACCCTCAGCGCCTCTTCCGAGGGACTGGGCAGGTCGGGTTGAACCCCGGCACCGCCCCAGTTGCGGCCGGTGATCGGATTTACGGGCGTGGCATTGGACACGAATACCGAGAATCCATCACCTGTCGGGAAGGTGTCACCCGGGTTCGACGCGCCGCCGCTAGCTTCGCCGACGATAAGGGCGCGACCGGCGGACTGCAGGGTATATGCGAAACCCTCGGCCGCAGATCCGCTCCGCCCGCTGATCAGGATATAGACAGGTACATCGAGGCGCGGAGTCGCATAGGGGACCCCAGGCCGCTCGTTCGATGCCCCTCTCCTCCCTACAAAGGTATTGTAGATGTCTGCGTCCCGCGGCGTGAAGGCACTGACCAGATACCCTACCATTGACGGCGAACCACCAGGGTTCTGTCGCAGGTCGAAGATCACGGCATCGGTGAAACTGACAAGGGTCAGGACGGCGTCGGCGAAGGCGCGAATTACATTATCGCTTCGTGTGAAGTCGATTTCGGCAAAACGCGTCATCTGCACATAGCCGATATTGCCGGGGAGGACGCTGACCTCAGCAAAGCCGAAATTAGAAATAATGGCCGACTCGATGCGGCTGAGGCGAGGCGGGGCACCAGCAATCATATTCTCTGCCGCCACTCTACTGTCATAGCTG includes:
- a CDS encoding TonB-dependent receptor plug domain-containing protein, with the translated sequence MTTLATPTLALAQAGGAEPTAYAAAHYQPYAPQTALDMVRRTPGFVLDEGESELRGFGAAAGNVLIDGLRPSSKGGLVDALSRVPASQVERIELIRGASASEAQGQSLILNIVRKPGGESGAWAVGLERNGNGLVYPQVDLSYSRPVAGWEASVRLRGYWEEWPIRSLRVNRDASGILVSSTLTDLPSTLSEVYLSGDARRPVAGGLLTLTGRFGRYGYYYDQPGETFLGRLPDGTPDQQQMTGYDVERWVFEAGADYTRAVGDWTWRSIGLVNYRDGVETSSDERKTASGAFLSRSFVDSTARPLEVVARTTIASVGNHRLRSEFGGEFAFNRFDRTFALSLDSGSGLVPVPIPAADVTVEEIRADAFANLVWTVNPEWSVEAVLGAEFSRIAVTGDADQSQTFTFLKPALALVWKPSERLQFRAGTRSTVGQLNFNDFAAGATLDDGTTSAGNPDLGPDQTIRWYASIDYRGRGDLAVNFEVFHEDRTDVLEQVLLPSGAPGLANAGNAAVRGVKGSLTLPLDLILTGSRLTAAGQVADSTFEDPLIGRTRPLSNILSPDIDVEFRHDPPGRPFSWGVTWRARQEREVFLVNEIEAAETADHFGAFAETTARTGMKIRLDVRNADTQRSSRNRRFFEPDRSGTLERIEERFTHLPVFVTLAVSGAF
- a CDS encoding GSU2403 family nucleotidyltransferase fold protein, translated to MANLLTPSVLTLYAELLQQLETSPEAGSVYRRTTEHGEYIYAKVPVGAARIDRFIGKAGDPQAEAKALSLQQGVALASERRSLIAMLRKARLATPDRSMGTILDTLSQAGLFQAGAVLVGTAAFLISEPLVGRRLPSPTLMTGDVDVAAASLALASTPPERFEEILHRADPTFTGIPQLDPQAPSSRYRSASGYLVDVLTPVRTRDDVNPVALRGLAAGAAPLPHLAWLIQDAVPAAALWGSGVLVRIPQPARFAVHKLILAQRRDPANRIKRTKDLAQAKALIDALLHHDRYALEDALADARAQGRKGWAEPISRSLVEADIRLDE
- a CDS encoding S41 family peptidase, with protein sequence MFRSLQLGLISVLLSASLFATAVEADPRRTTQGVAAAIRRNFFDAAAADRIADALEAEAAAGAYDAYADPAELAAVLSDRLKPEDPHFSVSYDSRVAAENMIAGAPPRLSRIESAIISNFGFAEVSVLPGNIGYVQMTRFAEIDFTRSDNVIRAFADAVLTLVSFTDAVIFDLRQNPGGSPSMVGYLVSAFTPRDADIYNTFVGRRGASNERPGVPYATPRLDVPVYILISGRSGSAAEGFAYTLQSAGRALIVGEASGGASNPGDTFPTGDGFSVFVSNATPVNPITGRNWGGAGVQPDLPSPSEEALRVAQRAALTTLAHREDSPGMAQNALWALEALADPIEPSRPLSDFAGSYGGIEIAETPSGLSLRQSRRPARSLVPVRDDLFRIDGDTKTRVQFVRDAEGGVVAMETLSTVASVVRRRRDD